One window of the Brevibacterium limosum genome contains the following:
- a CDS encoding thymidine kinase — MAKLYFRYGAMNSGKSTALLQAAFNYEERGQRVLLAKPLIDTKGASLIVSRLGVTREVDFVIPADGDVETIYAEHADYVDHDALIESIDAPKVPVACLLIDEAQFLSPVQVDSLMRIATATSVPVMCYGIRTDFQTKAFPGSARLLEIAHTLEELKTICRCGRKAMFNGRLVDGQFIFAGDQVAIDGNSVTYESLCPSCYLEFSGGRLSTTDS; from the coding sequence GTGGCCAAACTCTACTTCCGGTACGGAGCGATGAATTCCGGCAAGTCGACCGCTCTGCTGCAGGCGGCCTTCAACTATGAGGAGCGCGGTCAGCGGGTTCTGCTGGCCAAACCCCTCATCGACACCAAGGGCGCATCGCTGATCGTGTCCCGGTTGGGAGTCACCCGCGAGGTCGACTTCGTCATCCCCGCCGACGGCGACGTCGAGACGATCTACGCCGAACATGCGGACTATGTCGACCACGATGCCCTCATCGAGTCCATCGACGCCCCGAAGGTCCCGGTCGCGTGCCTGCTCATCGACGAAGCGCAGTTCCTCAGCCCCGTCCAAGTGGATTCGCTCATGCGCATCGCCACCGCAACCTCGGTGCCGGTGATGTGCTACGGAATCCGCACGGACTTCCAGACGAAGGCATTCCCCGGATCGGCCCGGCTGCTCGAGATCGCGCACACCCTCGAAGAGCTCAAGACGATCTGCCGCTGCGGTCGCAAGGCCATGTTCAACGGCCGCCTCGTCGACGGACAGTTCATCTTCGCCGGCGATCAGGTCGCCATCGACGGCAATTCCGTGACCTACGAATCACTGTGCCCGAGCTGTTATCTCGAGTTCTCCGGCGGTAGGCTTTCAACGACAGACTCCTGA
- a CDS encoding SLC13 family permease: protein MSPRRNSTEFTSTEIDLRSPGEREPGVSRTTLRIRWTGFLLGLIFSTLIYAIMPADVGHAAKLTAAVAVLMAAWWMTEALPIAATSLVPLVAFPVLGTDVEMETVGASYGNPIIFLFLGGFLIALAMQRWNLHRRIALVTLSIMGDRPGPMIAGFMIATGFISMWVSNTATAVMMLPIGMSVLMIVSKVVGTALNEAADPDGAGTEDAGGAADRPTDGDGAADSPSDGGDDTGIGAVVKSNFGTALMLGIAYSASIGSLGTIIGTPPNLFLIGFLKDSYDISIGFGQWMIVGVPLSVVMMAIAWFLLVKVLFKPEIDRIPGGRELIRDELAKLGPMSTGEKLVLAMFVLAAVSWISLPLIFEEPPISDEGIAMAVGLLLFLIPGGANRGVRLLDWETAEKLPWGVLLLFGGGLALSAQFSDSGLTEWIGKTTSGLGVLPTVLVVAIFAAIILFLTELTSNTATAATFVPVVGGVAMGLDLDPLLLTIPVALAATCAFMLPVATPPNAVAFGSGYVTVAQMVKGGLWLNVIGIVLVTATVYLLAVPVFGIAV from the coding sequence ATGTCCCCGCGCCGGAATTCCACTGAGTTCACATCCACCGAGATCGATCTGCGCTCTCCGGGGGAACGAGAACCCGGCGTCAGCCGCACCACGCTGAGAATCCGGTGGACCGGGTTCCTGCTCGGCCTAATCTTCTCCACCCTGATCTACGCGATCATGCCCGCCGACGTCGGGCATGCCGCCAAACTGACTGCCGCGGTCGCTGTGCTCATGGCGGCCTGGTGGATGACGGAAGCGCTGCCGATCGCTGCGACGTCCCTCGTCCCGCTTGTGGCATTTCCCGTGCTTGGCACCGACGTCGAGATGGAGACCGTCGGGGCCTCCTACGGGAACCCGATCATCTTCCTCTTCCTCGGCGGCTTCCTCATCGCCCTGGCGATGCAGCGGTGGAATCTGCACCGTCGCATCGCACTTGTGACTCTGAGCATCATGGGCGACCGGCCCGGACCGATGATCGCCGGCTTCATGATCGCCACCGGATTCATCTCGATGTGGGTGTCGAACACGGCGACCGCAGTGATGATGCTGCCGATCGGCATGTCGGTGCTCATGATCGTGTCGAAGGTCGTGGGCACGGCCCTCAACGAAGCTGCGGATCCGGACGGGGCCGGAACCGAAGACGCCGGCGGTGCTGCCGACAGGCCGACCGACGGCGACGGTGCTGCCGACAGCCCGAGCGACGGCGGCGATGACACCGGCATCGGCGCGGTTGTGAAATCGAATTTCGGCACCGCGCTCATGCTCGGCATCGCCTACTCCGCGTCGATCGGGTCGCTGGGCACCATCATCGGCACTCCTCCCAACCTCTTCCTCATCGGCTTCCTCAAAGACAGCTACGACATCTCCATCGGCTTCGGTCAGTGGATGATCGTCGGCGTGCCGTTGTCGGTGGTGATGATGGCCATCGCCTGGTTCCTGCTGGTCAAGGTGCTGTTCAAACCGGAGATCGACAGGATCCCCGGCGGACGTGAGCTCATCCGCGATGAACTGGCCAAACTCGGTCCTATGTCCACCGGTGAGAAGCTCGTGCTCGCGATGTTCGTCCTCGCCGCCGTCAGCTGGATCTCTCTGCCGCTGATCTTCGAGGAACCGCCGATCAGCGACGAAGGCATCGCCATGGCCGTGGGTCTCCTCCTCTTCCTCATCCCGGGTGGAGCAAACCGGGGAGTTCGGCTCCTCGACTGGGAGACGGCGGAGAAGCTGCCTTGGGGGGTCCTCCTGCTCTTCGGCGGCGGACTCGCTCTGTCCGCACAGTTCTCGGACTCGGGACTGACCGAATGGATCGGCAAGACCACCAGCGGTCTCGGGGTTCTGCCCACAGTGCTCGTCGTGGCGATCTTCGCGGCCATCATCCTCTTCCTCACAGAGCTGACCTCGAACACCGCGACAGCGGCGACGTTCGTTCCCGTCGTCGGGGGAGTGGCGATGGGCCTCGACCTCGACCCCCTGCTGCTGACGATTCCCGTCGCCTTGGCCGCGACCTGCGCGTTCATGCTGCCGGTCGCCACCCCGCCGAACGCGGTCGCCTTCGGTTCCGGTTATGTCACCGTGGCTCAGATGGTCAAGGGCGGGCTGTGGCTCAACGTCATCGGCATCGTGCTCGTCACCGCCACGGTGTATCTGCTCGCCGTTCCGGTATTCGGGATCGCTGTGTGA
- a CDS encoding ABC transporter family substrate-binding protein, which yields MNKRFLAAGASVAAAAMVLTACTPPGGGDDSESSKNSQLNIGWNESFRSMNTQTANGNAVSNAILTYMMNDNFGYYDDNLEVQDGALGKLEKVSDDPLKIKYTFNDDAKWSDGTPVDAADLALTWAATSSNFNTVESNNKDDGSVKENDAKTVYFDSASIGPKLVKDFPEISDDGKEATFEFSKPFADWQTGFAGIGPNGVGVPSHIVAKKALGIDDPEKGKEAILKAIKDKDTEKLSKISNTWNTGFDFTSMPEDEDLLVHNGPYKMTKFEEGQYVTLELDDKYTGPTKPKVNTVTVRYNGDPMAMVQAIENGEVDFTQPQATADVLSAAEDIDGVNVDSADGATYEHVDFTFDNKGPFDPAANGGDEDKAKKVRQAFLKTVPRQDIVDKIIKPLNDKAVTRDSFNQVPGSPMYDEIVKGNGMEDLKEVDVDGAKKLLKEAGVSSPTVRVMYDNTNSRRQQEFQLIKESAEKAGFKIKDVGDVNWGTRLGDGTYDVSLFGWQSESTGITDSDANYRTGAQNNYGGYSNKKTDKILDKIVGAPESEHAKLSTELEKQLTEDAFGAPLFQHPELVIYRDKLKNAKSTTVSPTIFWNYWEWEVN from the coding sequence GTGAACAAGCGCTTCCTCGCGGCCGGTGCCTCTGTGGCTGCCGCTGCAATGGTGCTCACCGCCTGCACACCCCCTGGCGGAGGCGACGACAGTGAATCGTCGAAGAACTCCCAGCTGAACATCGGTTGGAACGAATCGTTCCGATCGATGAACACACAGACTGCCAACGGCAACGCTGTGTCGAACGCCATTCTCACCTACATGATGAATGACAACTTCGGCTACTACGACGACAACCTCGAGGTCCAGGACGGCGCGCTTGGCAAGCTCGAGAAGGTTTCAGACGACCCGTTGAAGATCAAGTACACCTTCAACGACGATGCCAAGTGGTCGGACGGCACCCCTGTCGACGCAGCGGACCTCGCTCTGACCTGGGCGGCCACGTCGTCGAACTTCAACACCGTCGAATCGAACAACAAAGACGACGGATCGGTGAAGGAGAACGACGCGAAGACGGTCTATTTCGACTCGGCGTCTATCGGCCCTAAACTCGTCAAGGACTTCCCCGAGATCTCTGACGACGGTAAGGAAGCCACTTTCGAGTTCTCCAAGCCGTTCGCAGATTGGCAGACCGGATTCGCCGGCATCGGGCCCAACGGAGTGGGCGTTCCCTCCCATATTGTTGCGAAGAAGGCTCTCGGGATCGACGACCCGGAGAAGGGCAAGGAAGCGATCCTCAAGGCCATCAAGGACAAGGACACCGAGAAGCTCTCGAAGATCTCGAACACCTGGAACACGGGGTTCGACTTCACCTCGATGCCGGAGGACGAGGACCTGCTCGTCCATAACGGCCCGTACAAGATGACGAAGTTCGAAGAGGGCCAGTACGTCACCCTCGAACTCGATGACAAGTACACCGGCCCGACCAAGCCGAAGGTCAACACCGTGACCGTCCGTTACAACGGAGATCCGATGGCAATGGTCCAGGCGATCGAGAACGGCGAGGTCGACTTCACCCAGCCGCAGGCGACCGCGGACGTGCTCTCTGCCGCGGAAGACATCGACGGCGTCAACGTCGATTCTGCCGATGGTGCGACCTATGAGCATGTCGACTTCACTTTCGATAACAAGGGACCCTTCGACCCGGCCGCCAACGGCGGGGACGAGGACAAGGCGAAGAAGGTTCGTCAGGCCTTCCTCAAGACCGTCCCTCGTCAGGACATCGTCGACAAGATTATTAAGCCCCTCAACGACAAGGCCGTCACTCGTGACTCCTTCAATCAGGTTCCCGGCTCCCCAATGTACGACGAGATCGTCAAGGGCAACGGTATGGAAGACCTCAAGGAAGTCGATGTCGACGGTGCGAAGAAGCTGCTCAAGGAGGCCGGAGTCTCCAGCCCGACGGTTCGCGTCATGTACGACAACACGAACTCGCGTCGTCAGCAGGAGTTCCAGCTGATCAAGGAATCAGCCGAGAAAGCCGGCTTCAAAATCAAGGACGTCGGCGATGTCAACTGGGGCACCCGCCTCGGCGACGGTACCTACGACGTCTCGTTGTTCGGCTGGCAATCGGAGTCGACCGGTATCACTGATTCCGATGCGAACTACCGCACCGGAGCTCAGAACAACTACGGCGGCTACTCGAACAAGAAGACGGACAAAATTCTCGACAAGATCGTCGGAGCTCCCGAATCCGAGCACGCGAAGCTGTCCACCGAGTTGGAAAAGCAGCTGACCGAGGACGCTTTCGGCGCACCGCTGTTCCAGCATCCAGAGCTCGTCATTTACCGGGACAAGCTGAAGAATGCCAAGTCGACTACTGTTTCGCCGACAATTTTTTGGAACTACTGGGAGTGGGAAGTCAACTGA
- a CDS encoding NADP-dependent isocitrate dehydrogenase — MAKIIYTRTDEAPLLATYSLKPIIEAFATSAGVEVETRDISLAARVLAQFSDRLPEDQQVGDALAELGALAQTPDANIIKLPNISASVPQLKATIAELQSQGYDLPDYPEEPSTDEEKDVRARYDKVKGSAVNPVLREGNSDRRAPQAVKNFAKAHPHSMGEWTQDSKTRVATMGSGDFRDNEKSVIIDADDTLTIRLRTAAGETTVLKESLPVLAGEIVDSTKMNAAALDEFVKDQIAAAKADGVLFSVHLKATMMKVSDPILFGKVIEAFFPDVFAEYGDVLAEAGLTSDNGLAAILAGLDTLPADAAAGIKAGIEKGLAEGPDLAMVNSHKGITNLHVPSDVIVDASMPAMIRVGGKMWNKDDQTQDTLAVIPDSSYAGVYQTVIEDCQAKGAFDPRTMGTVPNVGLMAQKAEEYGSHDKTFEIPEAGTVEVVDSAGDVLMSHDVAAGDIWRACQTKDIPVRDWVKLAVTRARLSETPAVFWLDETRAHDRNIKAKVEEYLKNHDTEGLDIRIMNPVEATQFSIDRIREGKDTISVTGNVLRDYNTDLFPILELGTSAKMLSVVPLIAGGGLFETGAGGSAPKHVQQLIEENHLRWDSLGEFLALAESFRHEFNVHGNERAGVLADTLDAATGRFLEENKSPSRKVGEIDNRGSHFYLTTYWAQQLAEQTSDEALAEAIAPVAKALAEKEDAIVAELLEVQGSPVDLGGYYYPNDAKTEAAMRPSATLNEIISSLSKTV, encoded by the coding sequence ATGGCTAAAATCATTTACACGCGCACGGATGAAGCGCCGCTTCTGGCGACGTATTCGCTCAAACCCATCATCGAAGCCTTCGCCACGTCGGCCGGTGTCGAGGTTGAGACTCGAGACATCTCTCTCGCCGCACGCGTGCTGGCCCAGTTCAGCGATCGCCTGCCCGAAGACCAGCAGGTCGGCGACGCCCTGGCCGAGCTGGGCGCACTCGCCCAGACTCCTGATGCCAACATCATCAAGCTGCCCAACATCTCCGCTTCCGTCCCGCAGCTGAAGGCGACGATCGCCGAGCTCCAGTCCCAGGGCTACGATCTGCCCGACTACCCGGAAGAGCCCTCCACCGATGAGGAGAAGGACGTCCGGGCCCGCTATGACAAGGTCAAGGGTTCGGCCGTCAACCCGGTGCTGCGTGAGGGCAACTCCGACCGTCGCGCTCCGCAGGCGGTGAAGAACTTCGCCAAGGCCCACCCTCATTCGATGGGCGAATGGACCCAGGACTCGAAGACCCGCGTCGCCACCATGGGCTCGGGCGATTTCCGCGACAACGAGAAGTCCGTGATCATCGACGCCGATGACACCCTGACCATCCGCCTGCGCACCGCAGCCGGCGAGACGACCGTGCTCAAGGAGTCCCTGCCCGTCCTCGCCGGCGAGATCGTCGATTCGACGAAGATGAACGCCGCCGCCCTCGACGAGTTCGTCAAGGATCAGATCGCCGCGGCCAAGGCCGACGGCGTCCTCTTCTCCGTCCATCTCAAGGCCACGATGATGAAGGTCTCCGACCCCATCCTCTTCGGCAAGGTCATCGAGGCCTTCTTCCCCGACGTCTTCGCCGAATACGGTGACGTCCTCGCCGAGGCGGGACTGACCTCCGACAACGGGCTGGCCGCCATCCTCGCCGGACTCGACACCCTGCCCGCCGATGCGGCCGCCGGGATCAAGGCCGGAATCGAGAAGGGCCTGGCCGAGGGGCCCGACCTGGCCATGGTCAACTCACACAAGGGCATCACGAACCTCCACGTGCCCTCCGACGTCATCGTCGACGCCTCCATGCCCGCGATGATCCGCGTCGGCGGCAAGATGTGGAACAAGGACGACCAGACCCAGGACACCCTGGCCGTCATCCCCGATTCCTCCTACGCCGGCGTCTACCAGACCGTCATCGAGGACTGCCAGGCCAAGGGCGCCTTCGACCCGCGGACCATGGGCACCGTGCCCAACGTCGGACTCATGGCGCAGAAGGCCGAAGAGTACGGCAGCCACGACAAGACCTTCGAGATCCCGGAAGCCGGAACCGTCGAGGTCGTCGACTCCGCAGGCGATGTGCTCATGAGCCACGACGTCGCCGCCGGTGACATCTGGCGTGCCTGCCAGACCAAGGACATCCCCGTCCGCGACTGGGTCAAGCTCGCTGTCACCCGCGCCCGCCTGTCGGAGACCCCGGCCGTGTTCTGGCTCGATGAGACCCGCGCCCACGACCGCAACATCAAGGCGAAGGTCGAGGAGTACCTCAAGAACCACGATACCGAGGGCCTGGACATCCGCATCATGAACCCGGTCGAGGCCACTCAGTTCTCCATCGACCGCATCCGTGAGGGCAAGGACACCATCTCGGTGACCGGCAACGTGCTCCGTGACTACAACACGGACCTGTTCCCGATCCTCGAGCTCGGCACCTCGGCGAAGATGCTCTCCGTGGTTCCGCTCATCGCAGGCGGCGGACTGTTCGAGACAGGTGCCGGCGGCTCGGCTCCGAAGCACGTCCAGCAGCTCATCGAAGAGAACCACCTGCGGTGGGACTCCCTCGGAGAGTTCCTCGCCCTGGCCGAGTCCTTCCGCCACGAATTCAACGTCCACGGAAACGAGCGGGCCGGTGTGCTGGCCGACACCCTCGATGCCGCAACGGGCAGATTCCTCGAAGAGAACAAGTCGCCGTCGCGCAAGGTCGGCGAGATCGACAACCGCGGCAGCCACTTCTACCTCACCACCTACTGGGCACAGCAGCTGGCCGAGCAGACCTCCGACGAGGCACTGGCCGAGGCCATCGCTCCCGTGGCGAAGGCGCTGGCCGAGAAGGAGGACGCCATCGTGGCCGAGCTCCTCGAGGTCCAGGGCAGCCCGGTCGACCTGGGTGGCTACTACTACCCGAACGACGCGAAGACCGAAGCCGCCATGCGGCCTTCGGCCACGCTCAACGAGATCATCTCCTCGCTGAGCAAGACTGTCTGA
- a CDS encoding LapA family protein: MSTQDPRGDSQTPEELLAETDSVLGSDTPATGETAAADKTREISPQGTHEQTQPPAGHTGELPSTKTGSGMSAGMWVSLILGAVIVVLLLIFILQNNVPAEFKYFGWQFELPLGVAMLFAAIGGILIAGIIGSVRIFVLGRKLKKINKALGR; this comes from the coding sequence ATGAGTACTCAAGACCCGCGTGGCGATTCGCAGACGCCCGAAGAGCTCCTGGCCGAAACCGATTCAGTGCTCGGCAGCGATACTCCCGCGACGGGCGAGACCGCCGCTGCGGACAAGACCCGGGAGATATCCCCCCAAGGAACTCATGAGCAGACTCAGCCTCCGGCAGGACACACCGGTGAGCTGCCGTCGACGAAGACCGGTTCCGGAATGTCGGCGGGCATGTGGGTCTCCCTCATCCTCGGCGCCGTCATCGTCGTCCTCCTGCTCATCTTCATTCTGCAGAACAATGTCCCGGCCGAGTTCAAGTACTTCGGCTGGCAGTTCGAACTGCCCCTGGGCGTGGCGATGCTCTTCGCTGCGATCGGCGGCATCCTCATCGCCGGAATCATCGGTTCGGTGCGGATCTTCGTTCTGGGACGCAAGCTGAAGAAGATCAACAAGGCCCTGGGCCGCTGA
- a CDS encoding ABC transporter permease, whose protein sequence is MIRFILRRLLSTALVLLVVTFVLYLLLNVALDFFWDLRASTSPNIEALYESRRRLLDLDTPAVVRYFKWLAGVGGCAIGQCDFGIAWKSGQEVTDQLQGAIVNTIKLITASTIVAIILGIAVGMISAIRQYSGFDYFITFVSFLLYSLPVFWVAVLLKQYGAIDINNFINDPTLESWWPIIIGCVAMGLFWMGALGGSAKRRAITFAAAALITFGTIYYILASGWMQHPTIGLLGVVVIGAGAAIVMTYLSTGLKNRRVLYASLTTVVIGALLYWPLMNLFYYVGMNWLWMFGLLIVTIAIAVGVGLAFRGPDPWDTARTTSFTAIIVAVLIFADRVLQGWQEYSDDPAINNRPIATIGASAPNIDGDFWITNLDSFTHLLLPSIALVLISFASYTRYTRGSMLEVMGQDYIRTARAKGLNERTVIMRHALRNALLPLASVIPVDIITMIGGAVITETIFGWNGMGKLFIDSMRQSELDPVMAYILITGLLAIIANLVADFLYAVLDPRIRVNA, encoded by the coding sequence ATGATCAGATTCATCCTCCGACGATTGCTGTCGACAGCGCTCGTGCTGCTCGTCGTCACCTTCGTCCTCTACCTGCTCCTCAACGTCGCCCTGGACTTCTTCTGGGACCTGCGTGCGAGCACCTCACCGAACATCGAGGCCCTCTACGAATCGCGTCGAAGGCTCCTCGACCTCGATACCCCCGCAGTCGTCCGCTACTTCAAGTGGCTGGCAGGCGTCGGCGGCTGCGCCATCGGCCAATGTGACTTCGGCATAGCCTGGAAGTCCGGCCAAGAGGTCACCGACCAGCTGCAGGGCGCTATCGTCAACACGATCAAGCTCATCACCGCCTCGACGATCGTGGCCATCATCCTCGGCATCGCCGTCGGCATGATCTCGGCCATCCGCCAGTACTCGGGCTTCGACTACTTCATCACCTTCGTCTCGTTCCTCCTCTACTCGCTGCCCGTCTTCTGGGTTGCGGTGCTGCTCAAGCAGTACGGCGCGATCGACATCAACAACTTCATCAACGATCCGACCCTGGAATCCTGGTGGCCGATCATCATCGGCTGTGTCGCCATGGGGCTGTTCTGGATGGGTGCGCTCGGCGGCAGCGCCAAACGGCGAGCCATCACCTTCGCAGCTGCCGCACTCATCACCTTCGGCACCATCTACTACATCCTCGCCAGCGGCTGGATGCAGCACCCGACGATCGGCCTCCTCGGCGTCGTCGTCATCGGCGCCGGCGCGGCCATCGTCATGACGTATCTGTCGACGGGGCTGAAGAACCGTCGCGTGCTCTATGCCTCGCTGACCACAGTCGTCATCGGCGCGCTGCTCTACTGGCCCCTGATGAACCTCTTCTACTACGTCGGAATGAACTGGCTGTGGATGTTCGGCCTCCTCATCGTGACTATCGCGATCGCCGTCGGCGTCGGCCTGGCGTTCCGGGGCCCCGACCCCTGGGACACCGCACGGACGACGAGCTTCACCGCCATCATCGTGGCCGTGCTCATCTTCGCCGACCGCGTGCTGCAGGGCTGGCAGGAGTATTCGGACGATCCGGCGATTAACAACCGCCCGATCGCGACGATCGGCGCATCGGCACCGAACATCGACGGAGACTTCTGGATCACGAACCTCGACTCATTCACCCACCTGCTGCTGCCGTCGATCGCGCTGGTCCTCATCTCCTTCGCCTCCTACACCCGCTACACACGCGGTTCGATGCTCGAGGTCATGGGACAGGACTACATCCGCACTGCACGAGCCAAGGGCCTCAACGAGCGCACGGTGATCATGCGCCACGCTCTGCGCAATGCGCTGCTGCCGTTGGCCTCGGTCATCCCCGTCGACATCATCACGATGATCGGCGGCGCCGTCATCACGGAGACGATCTTCGGCTGGAACGGCATGGGCAAGCTCTTCATCGACTCGATGCGACAGTCAGAGCTCGACCCGGTCATGGCCTACATCCTGATCACGGGTCTGCTCGCCATCATCGCCAACCTGGTCGCGGACTTCCTCTACGCCGTCCTCGACCCGAGAATCCGAGTGAACGCATGA
- a CDS encoding alpha/beta fold hydrolase, producing MRIAVRAFNDNPGSPVLVFGNALGTRMPLWTSVAARLADDYQVYLTDLPGHTVSTGESLAEASAPLTIEQLASGLVESLAELGVESFAYCGVSISGAVGLTLALNHPDVLTGLVACATAEKFGTPESWDERIAEIRADGTRSVVDDTADRWFAAGFLGEDIATGHLILTDLALIEDEAYIAAASALKTYDVSGKLGSISTPTLVMAGAQDPGCTPEAMTEMAQQIEGAHFVTIPDSAHLLMVEHPEIVVDHILEFCGQL from the coding sequence ATGCGCATCGCCGTCCGTGCCTTCAATGACAATCCCGGTTCTCCCGTCCTCGTCTTCGGCAACGCTCTGGGCACCCGGATGCCCTTATGGACGTCCGTGGCCGCACGCTTGGCCGACGACTATCAGGTCTACCTCACCGACCTTCCCGGACACACCGTCTCCACCGGTGAATCCCTCGCCGAGGCGTCCGCACCGCTGACGATCGAACAGCTGGCCTCCGGCCTCGTCGAGTCCCTCGCCGAGCTCGGGGTGGAGTCCTTCGCGTACTGCGGAGTCTCGATCTCGGGCGCCGTCGGCCTGACCCTGGCGCTCAATCATCCCGACGTGCTGACCGGCCTCGTCGCCTGCGCGACAGCCGAGAAGTTCGGCACCCCGGAGTCCTGGGACGAACGCATCGCCGAAATCCGCGCCGACGGCACCCGGAGCGTCGTCGATGACACCGCCGATCGGTGGTTCGCCGCCGGATTCCTCGGCGAGGACATCGCCACCGGCCACCTCATCCTGACCGACCTCGCCCTGATCGAGGATGAGGCCTATATCGCGGCCGCCTCGGCGCTGAAGACCTACGACGTGAGCGGGAAGCTCGGTTCGATCAGCACCCCGACGCTGGTCATGGCCGGCGCCCAGGACCCCGGCTGCACTCCGGAGGCGATGACGGAGATGGCCCAGCAGATCGAGGGCGCGCACTTCGTCACGATCCCGGACTCCGCACACCTGCTGATGGTCGAACACCCCGAGATCGTCGTCGACCACATCCTGGAGTTCTGCGGCCAGCTGTAG
- a CDS encoding NADH:flavin oxidoreductase/NADH oxidase, producing the protein MTELFEPLTLRGTEIPNRIWLAPMCQYSCEAEDGMPGPWHLVHLGARAQGGFGLILTEASAVVPEGRISPQDAGIWNDDQAESWSAVVDFVHSQGSIIGIQLAHAGRKASTYRPFTGEPKGSVPESEGGWPTLGASSIAYPQLAEPVEMTKDDIAEVVAAFAAAARRAIDAGFDLVELHSAHGYLLHSFLSPLSNQRSDEYGGDLAGRSRLLHEVYAAVRAEVSEDLPVFVRISASEWTDGGFDIAEAAEVGRALSEAGVDLIDVSSGGNYPVRIPIGPGYQVSMAAAIRAEGVPTGAVGLITDPKQAETILSTGQADAIFMARAALREPSWPQRAAHVLGVEPGPYPPQYTRGAW; encoded by the coding sequence ATGACTGAGCTGTTCGAACCGCTGACACTGCGCGGAACCGAGATCCCCAATCGCATCTGGCTGGCACCGATGTGCCAGTATTCCTGCGAAGCCGAAGACGGAATGCCCGGCCCCTGGCATCTCGTGCACCTCGGTGCCCGGGCGCAGGGCGGATTCGGGCTCATCCTCACCGAAGCCTCCGCCGTCGTCCCCGAAGGTCGAATCTCACCACAGGACGCCGGAATCTGGAACGACGACCAGGCAGAGTCATGGTCGGCCGTCGTCGACTTCGTCCACTCCCAGGGCAGCATCATCGGCATTCAGCTCGCCCATGCCGGCCGCAAGGCCAGCACCTATCGTCCTTTCACCGGTGAACCGAAGGGCAGCGTCCCCGAGTCCGAGGGCGGATGGCCGACACTCGGCGCCAGCTCCATCGCCTATCCGCAGCTGGCCGAGCCCGTGGAGATGACGAAAGACGATATCGCCGAGGTGGTCGCCGCCTTCGCAGCTGCTGCCCGCCGTGCGATCGACGCCGGGTTCGACCTCGTCGAACTCCACTCGGCCCACGGCTATCTGCTCCATTCCTTCCTGTCACCGCTGTCGAACCAGCGCAGCGACGAATACGGCGGCGATCTCGCCGGCCGGTCCCGACTGCTCCATGAGGTCTATGCGGCCGTGCGCGCCGAGGTCAGCGAGGATTTGCCGGTGTTCGTGCGCATCTCGGCCAGCGAATGGACCGACGGCGGATTCGACATCGCCGAAGCCGCCGAGGTCGGTCGTGCGCTGTCCGAAGCCGGAGTCGACCTCATCGACGTCTCCTCGGGCGGCAACTATCCGGTGCGGATCCCCATCGGTCCCGGATACCAGGTGTCGATGGCCGCCGCGATCCGCGCCGAGGGCGTGCCGACCGGCGCCGTCGGACTCATCACCGATCCGAAGCAGGCCGAGACCATCCTCAGCACGGGGCAGGCCGATGCGATCTTCATGGCCCGAGCCGCTCTGCGCGAACCCTCATGGCCACAGCGTGCCGCCCATGTGCTCGGCGTCGAACCCGGACCCTACCCACCGCAGTACACGCGCGGCGCCTGGTGA
- a CDS encoding MBL fold metallo-hydrolase: MNTIETEHVVIRSIAVSEMANNVYLLTGRETGSQVLIDAADDAEAIAELIGSGAQDTEAEPTLRAIITTHRHWDHIRALPATSANYPEAMTIAGAADAAAITEAEGVEIAHSVDHLDVGDFGGFVLQAIELRGHTPGSTALLLRDGGKTILFSGDSLFPGGPGKTWSAEDFTSLMDDLEDRVFGELPDETLVLPGHGDSTTLGDERPKLGEWRERGW; encoded by the coding sequence ATGAACACGATCGAAACCGAGCATGTCGTCATCCGCTCTATCGCGGTCTCCGAGATGGCGAACAACGTCTACCTGCTCACGGGCAGGGAGACCGGCTCTCAGGTGCTCATCGACGCCGCCGATGACGCCGAGGCGATCGCCGAGCTCATCGGCTCAGGTGCCCAGGACACCGAAGCCGAACCGACGCTGCGGGCGATCATCACCACCCACCGGCACTGGGATCATATCCGGGCGCTGCCGGCCACCTCGGCGAACTATCCGGAGGCGATGACCATCGCCGGAGCCGCAGACGCGGCCGCCATCACCGAGGCGGAAGGCGTCGAGATCGCGCATTCCGTCGATCACCTCGACGTCGGGGACTTCGGCGGATTCGTCCTCCAAGCCATCGAGCTGCGCGGACACACTCCCGGCTCGACAGCGCTGCTTCTGCGCGACGGGGGCAAGACCATCCTGTTCTCCGGCGATTCGCTGTTCCCGGGTGGGCCGGGCAAGACCTGGTCGGCCGAGGACTTCACATCTCTCATGGACGACCTCGAGGATCGGGTCTTCGGTGAGCTTCCGGACGAGACTCTCGTGCTGCCCGGGCACGGGGATTCGACGACTCTGGGTGACGAGCGCCCGAAACTGGGGGAGTGGCGCGAACGCGGCTGGTGA